A portion of the Phoenix dactylifera cultivar Barhee BC4 unplaced genomic scaffold, palm_55x_up_171113_PBpolish2nd_filt_p 000431F, whole genome shotgun sequence genome contains these proteins:
- the LOC103697950 gene encoding FCS-Like Zinc finger 8-like, producing MLKKSSRGVGSKQGLVPDTLSLPSPTVNHNKPSASSLFPSPRPSVGFSAKGFSDSEAAMSPTSILETKPFSSSVRNPFFSDRNSRKPPSEAAAANTISESRHRPWDNGGSEPIGLGIVDALSNDKADAKSSKPDSRMVLFGSQLKIQIPSVHPNSISLAGSFETPYSPIEFGIKNEDSQLALLSPARRSLIRFPNMGPEVPASSPRVFTGSISASEMELSEDYTCVISHGPNPKTTHIFDNYIVEESSGDARAASKDNRFTGYHSNDFLSFCYACKKDLGEGEDIFMYRGEKAFCSNECRYQEMLLDERMDKCSPES from the exons ATGTTGAAGAAGAGTTCAAGAGGAGTAGGCAGCAAACAAGGCCTCGTGCCTGATACTCTCTCCCTTCCGTCTCCCACTGTCAACCATAACAAGCCCTCAGcctcctctctcttcccctccccaAGGCCTTCTGTTGGCTTCTCTGCCAAGGGATTCTCAGACTCTGAGGCTGCCATGAGTCCAACCTCCATCCTGGAAAccaagcccttctcttcttccgtcAGGAACCCCTTTTTCTCTGATAGAAACTCAAGGAAGCCTCCTTCAGAGGCTGCTGCTGCCAATACCATTTCAGAGAGCAGACACCGCCCTTGGGACAATGGAGGTTCAGAACCTATAGGGCTCGGCATTGTCGATGCTCTCAGCAACGATAAAGCCGACGCAAAGTCTTCGAAGCCGGATAGCAGGATGGTGTTGTTTGGATCACAGCTCAAGATTCAGATCCCTTCCGTTCATCCTAACTCCATCTCTCTGGCCGGGTCCTTCGAGACTCCTTATTCTCCGATAGAATTCGGCATCAAAAACGAGGATTCCCAATTGGCTCTTCTCTCCCCCGCCCGCCGCTCTCTGATAAGGTTTCCCAATATGGGTCCTGAGGTGCCGGCCTCGTCTCCTCGGGTTTTCACAGGGAGCATCTCTGCAAGTGAGATGGAGCTATCAGAGGACTATACCTGTGTGATCTCTCATGGACCGAACCCGAAAACCACGCACATCTTTGACAATTATATCGTTGAAGAGAGCTCTGGTGATGCGCGCGCTGCTTCAAAGGATAATAGGTTCACAGGCTATCATTCGAATGATTTCTTGAGCTTCTGCTATGCATGCAAGAAGGATCTCGGAGAGGGGGAAGATATCTTCATGTATAG AGGTGAGAAAGCGTTCTGCAGCAATGAGTGCCGCTACCAAGAGATGCTCTTGGATGAAAGGATGGACAAGTGCTCACCAGAGTCGTAG